A region from the Francisella orientalis FNO12 genome encodes:
- the ubiA gene encoding 4-hydroxybenzoate octaprenyltransferase encodes MQSNTKFKAYITLMRLHRPIPILLILWPTLTALVLASHGIPDIKYLIIFIIGVVVMRTVGCIVNDIADIDFDKHVERTNTRPLTSGKLSVKNALYLCLALTIVAFICVLFLNLYTILLSFVALFLAVLYPFCKRFFAIPQLILGLTFNFGIFMAFSAIQNHIPSEAWIFYLSTICWTIIYDTIYALADRDFDLEIGIKSSAVLFGDKVFKYIFLFNFISLILLIALGIYLSFNIIFYIGVIVSAFLFIRNYFLYKKLGIANCIKAFSDNHWIGLIVFITVLLQYV; translated from the coding sequence ATGCAGAGTAATACAAAATTCAAAGCATATATTACGCTGATGAGATTGCATCGCCCTATTCCAATACTGCTAATTCTTTGGCCAACTCTTACTGCATTAGTTTTGGCAAGTCATGGTATTCCAGATATTAAATATTTGATTATCTTCATTATTGGTGTAGTTGTAATGCGTACAGTTGGTTGTATTGTTAATGATATCGCAGACATAGATTTTGACAAACACGTAGAACGTACTAATACTCGCCCTTTAACCAGTGGTAAACTTAGTGTCAAGAATGCATTATATTTGTGTCTAGCTCTTACGATAGTTGCTTTTATCTGTGTATTGTTTTTAAACTTATACACAATTTTACTATCATTTGTAGCCCTATTTTTAGCTGTTTTATATCCATTTTGTAAAAGGTTCTTTGCAATACCCCAACTAATCCTTGGTTTAACATTCAACTTTGGTATTTTTATGGCGTTTTCTGCTATACAAAATCATATACCATCTGAAGCTTGGATATTTTATCTATCAACGATATGTTGGACTATAATTTATGATACTATCTATGCCCTAGCCGATCGAGATTTTGATTTAGAAATTGGTATTAAATCATCAGCTGTTTTATTTGGAGATAAAGTATTTAAGTACATCTTTTTATTCAATTTCATATCATTAATACTTTTGATAGCTCTAGGTATATATCTAAGCTTTAATATTATTTTTTACATAGGTGTTATTGTTAGTGCTTTTTTATTTATCAGAAATTATTTCTTATATAAAAAACTAGGTATAGCTAACTGTATAAAAGCTTTTTCTGATAATCATTGGATTGGATTGATAGTTTTCATCACAGTATTACTTCAATATGTATAG